CCCGTGCATCCTGCCGGCGATAATAAATCCAGCTAGCGATCCCCGTGACGACCAGCCCAATGCCGATCCACTGGGGCTCTGTCAAACCGAGCGCAACTTCAGGGTTTGTGCGCAAGGCTTCGATGATGATGCGGCCAAATCCGTTGGCGGCCATGTACTCGCCAAACAAAAATGGACTCTTCTTTCGTCTCGAATACAGAAGTAGGGCAATGGGAAGCAGCCACGCGACTTCGTAGAGCTGGGTAGGGTGGACGGTTTCGAATACCGGCGGGGTTCCGTTGGGGAAGGCGATGGCCCAGGGTAGATTGCTTTCGATTCCGTAGTCGTCTCCAACCAGAAAGCAGCCGATGCGACCAAAGGATTGCCCGACTGCCGTAGCCACTGCGGAAGCTTCGAGCATTCGTCGCAGTTCGATTCGGTAGATGCGACACGCCACGGCCACCGACGCAATGGCTCCGAGCAGGCCGCCGTACCAGGTAATGCCCGCGCGCTGAAAGAAGTAACTGGACCAGGGGAGACCCTCGCGAAACGTCATGTCGGTCGCGAAGTAGAGCTTTGCGCCGAGCACGCCGCCAAGCATCACGAAGAGCAGCAGATTAGAGCCCAGTTCCGGGTCGATGCCCTTGTCGGGCAACTCGCGCGAAACCAGCCAATACGCCGCGAGGAAGCCCAACGCCATCATCACGCCGAAGCTGCTGATTGGGTAGTCGATACCGGGAATCGTAAAGAGAATTGGATACATACTGCGCGCGCAGCCTACGGGAACCAAAGCCTGCGGGCAATACGCCCAGGCAACGGGACTAGCGGTGTTTCAGGCTCACGAAAAATGCGGCGCCTTGTCCCGGCTCACTTTCGACCCATATCCGGCCCTTGTACGAAAGTGCAATTTTCTTCACGATTGCAAGACCGACCCCGGTTGAACGCGTGCCGTCGTCCCGAGAAATTGAATGGAAGGCATCAAAGATCCGTTCATGTTCCGAGGCGACGATGCCTCTCCCATTGTCTCGCACGACAATGATCCGCTGGCCCGAACGCTGCTGGATCTCAACTTCGATGCGGGGCGCTTCACAGGGGCCCATGTGCTGGATCGCATTGCCGATCAGATTGGAAAAGACCTGATAGAGCTGGGTCCGATCGCATTGAATCATCGGCGGGACGGCGGGCAGCCGCAGCTCGATCCCCTGTTCTTCGAGTCGAGGCTTTACCTCCGCCTGAATCTGGCGCAGCACGTTGAGTGGATCCGCGGCCTCGCTGGCACTGCTGGACTTCGTCCTCGTGGAAAGTTCGAGCAGATCCCGGGTCAAGTCGTTCATGTTGCAACCGGCCTGCTCGATGCGGTCCAGAAATCTTCTTCCGGTTTCGCCGAGTATTTCGCCGTAGTCGATCTTCATCAGGCGAGTAAAGCCGAGCAGCGAAACCAAAGGAGACCGGAGATCGTGGGACACCGAGTGGACGTACGTTTCGAGCGAAGCGATTTTCTGCCTTAGCTGTTCGCCGATGTTCTGTTCAGTCGTGGTGTCGCGCAGTTGCAGGATGCGACCCGCGTAGGTGCCGTCGGGCAGATCAAGGCTACGGCTCGTGACTTCGATGAAGCGAAGGGCTTGTCCCGTAGGTTCGAACTCAATGACGCTTCGGTTGATCTGGCCCGGCTGGGCGTCACGCGGAGCGTTTGCCTCGACGATGGAAGAACTCGGAAGGTAGAGACTCACGGGAGTGTCGATCAATTCATCCGATGTTCGTCCGAGCACGCTGACTGCACCGGCATTGGCATAGGTGATGAAGCCAGCCGTGTCGATCGTGAGCGTCGCTTCGGGCAATCGATCGAGCACATCCTTGTAGAACCCACTCGGATTCGAGGGTGCCGAACCCCTGGCCTCCAGCTTTGGCGCCGGGCGAAGGATCGTCACATAAAGACGATTGATGTGCGGCAGTCCCTTCTGCTCGCTATTGGCGAGGGTGTCTACACCAAAGGCGTGGATCTCGAGCGCGGTACACCCGGTCCCGATGCAGTCAGAAGAGTCAGTCGAGGCGCGACTGTCGGCCCAGTGCGGCTCGATTCGGTAATGGCACACGCTCTCGCGGTGTGCGAGCTGCTCGAGGATGTTGGCGATCTGGGGTTGGAGGTAGGGCGCAGCGAGATCACGTCGCAGGTTCTCGGGTCCCAGGGATCGAGAGACATCGTTCAACCCCCGGAGGTAACTCTCGCAGACACTCGCGAGCGCGAGTCCCGCAGAACTACCGGGGCCGCCGAGCGCTTGTTCCAAATCACGGCTGGCCCAGAGTACGACGCCGTCGGGATCGGTCA
This portion of the Myxococcales bacterium genome encodes:
- a CDS encoding prolipoprotein diacylglyceryl transferase, translating into MYPILFTIPGIDYPISSFGVMMALGFLAAYWLVSRELPDKGIDPELGSNLLLFVMLGGVLGAKLYFATDMTFREGLPWSSYFFQRAGITWYGGLLGAIASVAVACRIYRIELRRMLEASAVATAVGQSFGRIGCFLVGDDYGIESNLPWAIAFPNGTPPVFETVHPTQLYEVAWLLPIALLLYSRRKKSPFLFGEYMAANGFGRIIIEALRTNPEVALGLTEPQWIGIGLVVTGIASWIYYRRQDARVG
- a CDS encoding PAS domain-containing protein: MSADLPPILGLIDGIPASELLDGLASLHQSVVVTDPDGVVLWASRDLEQALGGPGSSAGLALASVCESYLRGLNDVSRSLGPENLRRDLAAPYLQPQIANILEQLAHRESVCHYRIEPHWADSRASTDSSDCIGTGCTALEIHAFGVDTLANSEQKGLPHINRLYVTILRPAPKLEARGSAPSNPSGFYKDVLDRLPEATLTIDTAGFITYANAGAVSVLGRTSDELIDTPVSLYLPSSSIVEANAPRDAQPGQINRSVIEFEPTGQALRFIEVTSRSLDLPDGTYAGRILQLRDTTTEQNIGEQLRQKIASLETYVHSVSHDLRSPLVSLLGFTRLMKIDYGEILGETGRRFLDRIEQAGCNMNDLTRDLLELSTRTKSSSASEAADPLNVLRQIQAEVKPRLEEQGIELRLPAVPPMIQCDRTQLYQVFSNLIGNAIQHMGPCEAPRIEVEIQQRSGQRIIVVRDNGRGIVASEHERIFDAFHSISRDDGTRSTGVGLAIVKKIALSYKGRIWVESEPGQGAAFFVSLKHR